In the Bacteroidota bacterium genome, CCTTTACGAGTACAACATCATCGAGGCTCTTAACTAAATCTTTTGTTGCCGGAGAAAGCGAATAACGCTTTTCAGAGGTTAAGTCAATTCGATAAAAAACATATCCGCCCAGATTATTTATCAAAACAAGAATTACCAATGCCAGCAGCAATTGCAATAAACTAATTTTACGAGAAGTCCCTTTTTTATTCATTATTGCCACTTTCTGCTTTCGAGGTTAGTTTTGGTAAGAAGAATAAAAAGTGAGATCAAACTCAAAAAGTACAGCACATCCCGCGTATCAATAACTCCGCGACTCATCGATAAATAATGTTCGTTAATTCCAAAGCCAATTATGGTTCCTTGAATGGATTGAAAAATAGCGATATTACTTAAAGATTCAAATCCTGTATGGAAAATAAAACAAAAGAAAACCGCTATGATAAATGCGATAATTTGATTTTCGGAGATGCTTGATGCAAATATTCCTATAGAAACAAAAGCTGCTGCCAAAAAAAGCAAGCCAATGTAAGAGCCCCACATTCCACCCGTATCAATGTTTCCAGGAGGGCTTCCCAAATGAGAAACCGAAAAATAATATACCAAGGTTGGAAGTAAAGCAAAAACTACTAACAATAGCCCAGCAAGATATTTTGAGAAAATTATTTGCAAATCACTTAAAGGATAAGTTAGTAAAAGCTCAATGGTTCCTGATTTTTTTTCATCGGCAAACAAGCGCATAGTAACAGCCGGAATTAAAAACATAAATACCCAGGGAGCTATCACAAACAAGGGATCAATAGTAGCATAGCCGGCATCTAAAATATTGAAGTCGCCCGGAAATACCCATAAAAACAAATTCAATACAAGTAAAAAAACAACAATTACGATGTATCCTATTAGTGAATTTAAAAAACTTTGTATTTCTTTTTTAAGTAACGAGAGCATACTATTCTCTAAGAATTTTATTCGGCAAAGAAAAGAAATTTTGAATGTAAGTGAAGCGATTATTTATGAACCTTTTACTATTAACAACTCCCAATTAGATGCTCTCAAACAAACTTAATTGATGTTGTTTGCTTGTATTTATAGGAATTTTAACAAGGCTACGCGCTGAAGGAAGAATTTGAAAAAGTGCGCTTTCCTTTGTTCTGCTTGCTATTTCAATTTTAGTATGGGATGCATGTTGTTTAAAAAGTTGCTCCACCAAATCAGGATGATTGTTCTCTTTTGATAAATGGGCTAAAAATAAATGCGTCATAAAAGGTGGTTTGTGTTTTTGCATTAATTCCAATGCCTGCCGGTTTGATAAATGACCATACTTACCACTTATTCGTTTTTTAAGATAGGCAGGATAAGTTCCATTTTGGAGCATTTCTTCATCGTAATTTGCTTCTAAAAAAGCAGCATTGCACTGTTTAAAATGATGAATCAACTGGTTACAAACACTTCCAATATCAGTAAATACACCAATTGTTATTGGGCCTGATTTAACAACAAAACTATGCGCATCTGCTGCATCGTGAAATTTAGGAAAAGCACCTACACTTAATTTTCCCACCGTAATTTCAGCATTCGCATCAAAATCATTTATCAGCGATGCATCCAACTTCAAACCAGAATTTGCCATGGTTTTTTGGTTAATGTACACCGGCAACCGGTATTTCCTTGCAATAGCCTCCAATCCACTAATGTGATCAATGTGCTCGTGACTAATAAAAATTGCTTTCACTTTTTTGATGTCCAAATTGAGCCTGTCGAAGCGCTTTTCGGTTTCCTTACAACTCAAACCTGCATCAACAAGCACAGCTTCAGTATGATTGCCAACATAATAGCAATTTCCATTGCTTCCTGAATTTAACGAACATATAAAAAGCGACATAGCGTATGCACAAATTTGTGGAGCTAAATATACTGCTTCAACTCAATTGTTGAATTTGTATTTGGCATTTATTTATGAGTAACTTGTTACTACAGTTTACTAACCTTAAAGAATATATGAATTTAGAACTTTAAACTTTGAAAATGAAAGGAATGAGAAAGGTATTCTTTACTTCTTGTGTTTAGTCAAAAAAATTATCTAAAACTATTTTCAAAATAAATAACTTTGAAAGCTCTTAAAGACTGCTATGAAAACGCTTTATATAGTTAGACACGCTAAAACCGAAGTACAACAACAGGGGCAATTAGATTTTAACAGAGCACTTGCACCCCGAGCCACACAGGATATTGCTACAATCAATAGTTTATTGAAACAACACAAAATTGGGGTTGATGCAATAGTTTGCAGTCCGGCGCTTAGGGCAATTAGTACAGCTCAATTATTTGCTTCGAAGTTGGATTTTGAAATCTCAAAAATTGAACAAAATTCATTAATCTATAATGCGTCCTTACCCACCTTGCTGAGTGTTATTTGGAAGTTGGATGATCGAAATAATCATGTATTTATTGTTGGTCACAATCCTGGCTTAACCTTGTTGAGTAATTTTTTAAGCCTTCCTCCTATTCCTCATATTCCAACCAATAAAATAGTTTGTATTGAATTTAATGTAAAAAAATAGGAAATGATTAGTGCCGAAAAAAGTAATCAACGCTTTTTTATTTTTCCGAAGCTAGAAATGTAAATTTAATTCTCTTCCGGTTCGTCACCGCCTGATGAATCACTTCTAAACAAATCCTTTCGTAGGTTTAAATTAAGTACTACTCCTATCGATATATAGCTTGTATTTCCGGTTGAATCGCCTTTTCGGTAAGTACTGTATTTTTGCAAACAAATTGCAGTTGGATCAAACTCATTCGTCAAATACGTATATGATAAAAACATTCCCAAGGAAAAATTATCGTCTGAATAATAGCTAAATCCCACCATAGGACGTATGCTCGATGCAATGAAATCCTTTTTAGGAACAAAGCCAGTATCGGAACATTCAACTTTATAATAATTCAACCAATTGTATCCATAAGCAAGGTTGGCATACCACATTACACGCGGACTGGCAAATTTTTCGTATCCAATATTTATTCCACCTGAACTTATGCGGCATTCGGTGTTTAGCAAGGCAATTTTATCGTTCGAAATTTTTAATCCGGTATAATTACCATGTATACCGGTATACAATCCGCTAAACAATTTTATCTGAAAATTTAATCCTGCATCGTAAATCCCTCTGAAACTATTGCGCAAAGCCTTATTACTAACTACAGTAGGAATACCGACAGTAGCCTTTAAATTAAAACGTGAAGCAACCGGAATTTTTTCTTGCTCTTGTGCTTGCAAATTACTGCAAAACAATGCGCTTAACGCAAGCACTGTGATTTTTAAAAGCTTGTTCACGAAGTGGAATTAATTTAATTTAAAAAAGCTTCAACACATCTTCACTGATTCCGGTGGTTGAATAACCGCCATCGTGAAATAAATTTTGCATGGTTACCATTCGTGTAAGATCTGAAAACAGGGTAATGCAATAATCTGCACAAGCATCGGCGCTAGCATTCCCTAATGGTGATAGCTTATCGGCAAAATCATAAAAATTATCAAAACCTTTTATCCCACTGCCTGCAGTAGTTTTGGTAGGA is a window encoding:
- the gldF gene encoding gliding motility-associated ABC transporter permease subunit GldF, which produces MLSLLKKEIQSFLNSLIGYIVIVVFLLVLNLFLWVFPGDFNILDAGYATIDPLFVIAPWVFMFLIPAVTMRLFADEKKSGTIELLLTYPLSDLQIIFSKYLAGLLLVVFALLPTLVYYFSVSHLGSPPGNIDTGGMWGSYIGLLFLAAAFVSIGIFASSISENQIIAFIIAVFFCFIFHTGFESLSNIAIFQSIQGTIIGFGINEHYLSMSRGVIDTRDVLYFLSLISLFILLTKTNLESRKWQ
- a CDS encoding MBL fold metallo-hydrolase — translated: MSLFICSLNSGSNGNCYYVGNHTEAVLVDAGLSCKETEKRFDRLNLDIKKVKAIFISHEHIDHISGLEAIARKYRLPVYINQKTMANSGLKLDASLINDFDANAEITVGKLSVGAFPKFHDAADAHSFVVKSGPITIGVFTDIGSVCNQLIHHFKQCNAAFLEANYDEEMLQNGTYPAYLKKRISGKYGHLSNRQALELMQKHKPPFMTHLFLAHLSKENNHPDLVEQLFKQHASHTKIEIASRTKESALFQILPSARSLVKIPINTSKQHQLSLFESI
- a CDS encoding histidine phosphatase family protein, which encodes MKTLYIVRHAKTEVQQQGQLDFNRALAPRATQDIATINSLLKQHKIGVDAIVCSPALRAISTAQLFASKLDFEISKIEQNSLIYNASLPTLLSVIWKLDDRNNHVFIVGHNPGLTLLSNFLSLPPIPHIPTNKIVCIEFNVKK
- a CDS encoding DUF3575 domain-containing protein — its product is MNKLLKITVLALSALFCSNLQAQEQEKIPVASRFNLKATVGIPTVVSNKALRNSFRGIYDAGLNFQIKLFSGLYTGIHGNYTGLKISNDKIALLNTECRISSGGINIGYEKFASPRVMWYANLAYGYNWLNYYKVECSDTGFVPKKDFIASSIRPMVGFSYYSDDNFSLGMFLSYTYLTNEFDPTAICLQKYSTYRKGDSTGNTSYISIGVVLNLNLRKDLFRSDSSGGDEPEEN